Part of the Quercus lobata isolate SW786 chromosome 6, ValleyOak3.0 Primary Assembly, whole genome shotgun sequence genome, tccttctgcatctgtggccaccaaaacccctgggtCATCGCTCTGTGTGCTAAAGACCGTCCCCCAACATGTCCGCcacacactccctcatgcagctcggtcagaAGCTCTTTGACTTTTTCGGGATGTAGAcacaagaggtaagggcctgcgaagGACCTTCGGTACAATTTTCGGTCCGAAGACAGCCAGTACCAGGGAGCCACCCGgcgaatcttgttggcctcgtCCTCATCCTCTGGAACTTTATCCTCGGCGAGGAAATCTATGATCGGGTTCATCCAACACAGACCGGCCACTGCTACCTGCGCAACCTCTATCCCAGCTTGGTCGGGAACACTCTTCACACAGATacttggctcccttataagttctatCGTGACTAGCCGTGGCGTGtcctcggtagccgatgaggctaacgtggcaagggAGTCAGCatgcttgttttgtgaccgaGCTACCTAGGATATCTTTACCGTTCCGAATTGACCGATAATCTGCTTTGCTGTActtagataagctttcattcgagGGTCCCGAGCCTCGAAGTCCCCTAtgatctgataaacaaccagcTGAGAGTCCGAGTAAATCTCTACATCCTTTGTGCCCAGATGCAATACGGCCCTTAAACCGGCCAGTAGGGCCTCgtactcggcttcattgtttgaGGCTTTGAATCCCAATCTAAAGGAGTGCTCCAGTTGTATACCCtcaggggtgattatgacaataccagccccggcccccatagcatttgaTGCGCCGTCCACAAATACCCTCCACGGGCGAATTTCTGCACTACAGATTACCTTGCCGTCGTTCTTGGGtgtgaattctgcgatgaaatcggcgagaacctgtcccttcaccgagcttctaggttggtatcttatgtcaaacgatcccaactgagtcccccatttggcaattcgACCTGTGAAGTCAGATCTCTTTAACAGTGACtgcaatggatactcggtgaggacgaacaccgtgtgagcctggaagtaatgtAGCAACTTCCTCGTGGCATGCACCAGGGctaaaactaacttctccaggggcaggtaccttgtctcggcatctaCTAAGGTTTTGCTTACGTAATACACTGGCATTTATACTCCCCGGTCCCTTAGCAACACAACACTTACGGCATGTTCGGTGACTGCgaggtacataaacaaatcctcCCCGGGCTCCGGGGCTGTCaacctcggcgcctttgccGAGTATTCTTTCAGCTCTCGAAAAGCCTCATCACATCCCTCGTCCcatcgaaaccccttccacttcttcagaagttgataaaacgGCCGGCAGCGATCGGCAAACTTGGAGATGAATCGGTTCAGGGCAgctaacattccagtgagcacttgcacctctttaggattgcttggtggtttgaggcggttcacggcctctatttggtcggggttaacctctattccccgagtagagatcagatatcccaggaacttaccagccctCACTCTaaaagtgcacttctcggcattcaggCGTAATTTGTGCCGCCGTAGTATCTCGAATACTCCCCGGAGGTCTTCGGTGTGCTGTGACTCAATTCTGttttttaccaccatatcgtcaatataaacttcaaccgtgcatccaattttttctcggaacattctcgtcatcattcgctgatacgtggctccggcgttcttcaatccaaacggcatgacctcgtagtgatagtttgcattcggggaaataaatgctgtcttttctcggttttcgggcgccaaggcaatctggtggtatccttggaaggcatccaggaagctcatcctcgggtgcccataTGTGGCATCTACTAGCTGATCAATCTTGGGCAttgggaatgggtccttgggacatgccctgttcaagtctgtgaagtccacacaaactctccatttgccgttcttcttctttactacgacagtgtttgccaactATCTCGGGaagaatatttcttttatgactccggcctccttcagccgctggacctccaggtttactgcatcGACATGTTCTTTTAacgctcttctcggtttctgcttcttcgggggGAATAATGGGTCCACGTTGAGTTTGTGGACAATaaactcgggatctacgccgggcacttcatacgggtTCCACGCGAAAACATCTACGTTCTGCAaaaggaacaacaacatctctaccctttcctggtcattcatgcttgtacctatctggaaatatctGTCAGTATTTGGAAGAATTCTAACCTTCAAcacctcctcggcaacgtccgccccTGTTTCCCCttggggtttctgtaattgctatgaagtcTCTTTCTCGGCATGCTCAGCTTGACCGAGCTGTTCATTTTTCCACCTGACCGCGGCAacaaggcactgcctcgccactTGTTGGTTCCCCCTTACCTCGGCAACTCCATACTCAGTaggaaattttaatttcacatggagggtggacggaacagccttcatggcgtgaatccacggcctccccaggattgcggtgtacggtgagaatgatcggactactatgaAGGTAACTATAACTCCCTTGCCTTCCATGCCCACCGGGAGAGAGATTTGTCCCTCGGGAATTACGACTCTCCCGTCAAATGAGACCAGcggcgtgtcatacttcgccaaatcctgggtctttaacccGAGCCCTTCGAAGAggtccgggtacatgacgtcagcCCCGCTCCCTTGATCAATCGttaccctcttcaccaggaatctgcctatccgggctgtcaccatcaaagcatcgtcgtgaggttggaccgttccttccaaatcgtcttctccgaacgagatggttAGCCgtccaactttctttttcttctcgaATGATTCTTCCCCCGTGCAAGCCACTGTCAATACCCTTTTTGCTGCTGCTGTTCCtcttggtgcggcatggatgacttcgattacccccagtggaggtgggatggggttccttttctgttggacGCCCTGTCCGGCTTCTCGGTCAGTGGAGTctactacaaactctttcagGTACCCCGCCTTTactagctgtccgagatgatcttttaatacctgacactgctcggtggtgtgtCCTTTGTCTCTATGATAGGTccagtataggttttggttcctccgagatgggtcgccccccattttgtttggccacctgaagaatgacTCGTTCTTGATCCGTTCCAAGATTTTGTGCACGGGCTCTTTAAATGCCACATTAACCCCTTCGATTTGCATCTCTGGCtcctgcattctgaagtctctTTTTGGTTTCGTTGGCAAAATgctttgccgagatctccccactaatGGAGCTTTCCCCCTGTTCTGCAGTCGGTCATCCTCTaagcgtttgtactcctctatgcgtctcgtcagttgcctcatatcctcggggggtcttctcgtcagcGACTCCCATAATTCAGAATCTTCggggagccccatcctgaaggtgcttgccgcaattttctcatttcctccaccaatctcgttgtagagttcctagtatcggctggcataactctGAAGGGTTTCCCCGACCTTCATTTTCATGGAAAGTAATGCGTCAACCGGCTGTTGCACTCGGCTGCAGGTCACGAACCTACTGCCgaactcttgaatcagctcggcaaaGCTGTGTATAGAACCTTTCTgtaacccattgaaccatctcagtgcAGTAGAGATGAGGCTAGAggggaataccttacacatcaatgcatcattgtgtgcatgcaaagacatcatgtggatataatgactaacatgctccacggggttTGTCCTCccctcatacgaattgaatgACGGTCGcgtgaatctgctcggcataggggcccattcaatttcatcggagaaTGGAGACCAGGCCACCATCCGCAATGCTCGGCTCAGCTCATGGCGTCCATGGAGGCATTGTGATGCTGTCGTTCCTCCGGCGATTCTGATCCTTGGTCATCGTAACCATGCGACCGTGAGCGGTTCCGCCGATGGCGTGGTTCCCGTGGTTGCAGGTGTGACTCTTGAGAGCGTGATCGGTCTCGGGATTGTTGCGTACCAGATCGGCTGGAGCCCTCCTCGCCCTgatttctcctttgctgggggttgcgattcctttcatgGCGCCAAtcccttgcttccagctctaaaTCCCTTACCAGTTTGCGTAACCGCTCCAGCTCTCGGTCTCTATCATCATACTGCCGATGCGCCGAGACGCCTGAAACCGTCCGATGTGTCTGGGCCGACCCTTCTCCCAATCCGGACCTTTCCTCTCCTCTTgggtgctccctatcttcccgccgtttctgccttctctccctccacgttgatccccgagaagatcctatGGAACTGCTCGGTGCACGCCCTCCTGAACGCTCCTCAGACATTCCCCTCGTTTaagtctcagtcgaaccacagcttCGTAGGAGAGCCCCATGGTGGGCACCAATTGTAGGGACCAAGTATGAGACTTCTGGGCCTtaaatcacttgggctcacaatttatttgtagtgggcttgaggatttcctactctgggtcgttctcggcagagagactcaaagcaacacttAGTTAATACTTTCtcacttgactgttttctctcagtttttttctgaaccccttcttctcccaaatttcttctatttatagtcaaggttagtggggagatcatgattacagccaccgttagtgctactgaaggtccaatattatctgattaaagtggatgtttaggtgagagggcggtgcagcatttatggccttggaacttggttccagcttgatcgattatgttcggcaactTAGTTTCCCGTGCATATCATGATTTTCCCGGACACAGCTCATACGCTTGCCCGGGAAAGTTTaaccgatcacctcttggaattcaatacccaaaac contains:
- the LOC115950018 gene encoding uncharacterized protein LOC115950018; this translates as MGAGAGIVIITPEGIQLEHSFRLGFKASNNEAEYEALLAGLRAVLHLGTKDVEIYSDSQLVVYQIIGDFEARDPRMKAYLSTAKQIIGQFGTSVPDQAGIEVAQVAVAGLCWMNPIIDFLAEDKVPEDEDEANKIRRVAPWEAATIRHAEYQQKLAQRYNRNVKGREFSAGELVLRKVMGNMRDIAAGKLAQTWEGPYKVTAIAGAGAYYLEDLNERPLP